One window of Burkholderia thailandensis E264 genomic DNA carries:
- a CDS encoding rubredoxin — protein MSEVVEYKSWVCLICGWVYNEAEGLPDEGIAAGTRFADIPDNWRCPLCDVGKEDFVVVEF, from the coding sequence ATGAGCGAAGTGGTCGAATACAAGAGCTGGGTCTGCCTGATTTGCGGCTGGGTCTATAACGAGGCGGAAGGCTTGCCGGACGAAGGCATCGCGGCCGGCACCCGCTTCGCCGACATTCCGGACAACTGGCGCTGCCCGCTGTGCGACGTCGGCAAGGAAGATTTCGTCGTCGTGGAGTTCTGA
- a CDS encoding multidrug/biocide efflux PACE transporter, whose translation MQMQMAKLVPGKTLTERLVHALTFEVTAIVICAPIVSWVLGLSLVHVGALTAAVSVIAMGWNVTFNALFERIERRYRLTRTLAVRAAHAIAFELGLVAMALPLAAWWLEISLLEALLLDFGILLFFLPYTFLFNLGYDRLRARWIAQRVVA comes from the coding sequence ATGCAAATGCAAATGGCCAAACTCGTGCCGGGGAAGACGCTGACCGAGCGCCTCGTGCACGCGCTCACGTTCGAAGTGACCGCGATCGTGATCTGCGCGCCGATCGTCAGTTGGGTGCTGGGTCTTTCGCTCGTGCATGTGGGGGCGCTGACGGCGGCTGTATCGGTGATCGCGATGGGGTGGAACGTCACGTTCAATGCGCTGTTCGAGCGGATCGAGCGCCGCTACCGGCTGACGCGTACGCTCGCGGTGCGCGCGGCGCACGCGATCGCATTCGAGCTCGGCCTCGTCGCGATGGCCCTGCCGCTCGCCGCGTGGTGGCTGGAGATCAGCCTGCTCGAGGCGCTGTTGCTCGATTTCGGCATTCTGCTGTTCTTCCTGCCGTACACGTTCCTGTTCAATCTCGGCTACGACCGGCTGCGCGCACGCTGGATTGCGCAAAGGGTGGTGGCCTGA
- the parC gene encoding DNA topoisomerase IV subunit A has translation MDDNTPDLFAEPAAPEGDFLTLGRYAERQYLDYAVSVVKGRALPDVSDGQKPVQRRILYAMNEMGLGDNAKPVKSARVVGDVLGKYHPHGDQSAYDALVRLAQDFSMRYPLIDGQGNFGSRDGDGAAAMRYTEARLTPIAKLLLDEIDEGTVDFMPNYDGSFDEPKLLPARLPFVLLNGASGIAVGLATEIPSHNLREVAAAAVALIRHPALPHAELMQLVPGPDFPGGGQIISSDAEISAAYETGRGSLKVRARWKIEDLARGQWQLVVTELPPNTSCQKVLEEIEELTNPKLKAGKKTLTQEQINTKKTMLDLLDAVRDESGKDAPVRLVFEPKTRTIDQTEFVNSLLAHTSLESNAALNLVMIGEDGRPAQKGLASILGEWVRFRQATVTRRCRHRLGKVNDRIHILEGRMIVFLNIDEVIRIIREADEPKAALISAFGLTERQADDILEIRLRQLARLEKIKIEKELEELRAEKAKLEELLANESAMKRLMIKEIEADAKQYGDERRTLIQQEKRATFEAKVVDEPVTVVVSQKGWVRALKGHGLDPASFSFKAGDGLYAAFQCRTPDTLIAWGSTGRVYSVAVQVLPGGRGDGVPVTSLIELESGSHLLHYFAAPAEQPLLLASSNGFGFIAKIGDMVSRVKAGKSFMTIDTGAAPLAPMPVLPDASQVACLSSGGRLLVFGMDEMKTLSGGGRGVILMALDAKETLVQALAIDAAGVVLTGTGRGGKAQEEALAGGALEPHVGKRARKGRAPDTRLKVSGLRPVLG, from the coding sequence ATGGACGACAATACTCCCGATCTTTTCGCCGAGCCGGCCGCGCCCGAGGGCGATTTCCTCACGCTCGGCCGCTACGCGGAGCGCCAGTATCTCGACTACGCGGTGAGCGTCGTCAAGGGGCGCGCGCTGCCCGACGTGAGCGACGGCCAGAAGCCCGTGCAGCGCCGGATTCTCTACGCGATGAACGAGATGGGCCTCGGCGACAACGCGAAGCCCGTGAAGTCCGCGCGCGTCGTCGGCGACGTGCTCGGCAAGTATCACCCGCACGGCGACCAGTCCGCGTACGACGCGCTCGTGCGTCTCGCGCAGGATTTCTCGATGCGCTATCCGCTGATCGACGGGCAGGGCAACTTCGGCTCGCGCGACGGCGACGGCGCGGCGGCGATGCGCTACACCGAAGCGCGCCTCACGCCGATCGCGAAGCTCCTCCTCGACGAGATCGACGAGGGCACGGTCGACTTCATGCCGAACTACGACGGCTCGTTCGACGAGCCGAAGCTGTTGCCGGCCCGGCTGCCGTTCGTGCTGCTGAACGGCGCGTCGGGGATCGCGGTCGGTCTTGCCACGGAGATCCCGTCGCACAACCTGCGCGAGGTCGCGGCCGCCGCGGTCGCGCTGATCCGCCATCCCGCGCTGCCGCACGCGGAGCTGATGCAGCTCGTGCCGGGGCCGGACTTTCCGGGCGGCGGCCAGATCATCTCGAGCGACGCGGAGATTTCCGCCGCGTACGAAACCGGCCGCGGCAGCCTGAAGGTGCGCGCGCGCTGGAAGATCGAGGATCTCGCGCGCGGCCAGTGGCAGCTCGTCGTCACCGAATTGCCGCCGAACACGTCGTGCCAGAAGGTGCTCGAGGAAATCGAGGAACTGACGAACCCGAAGCTCAAGGCGGGCAAGAAGACGCTCACGCAGGAGCAGATCAACACGAAGAAGACGATGCTCGATTTGCTCGACGCGGTGCGCGACGAGTCGGGCAAGGACGCCCCCGTGCGGCTCGTGTTCGAGCCGAAGACGCGCACGATCGATCAGACCGAATTCGTGAACTCGCTGCTCGCGCACACGAGCCTCGAATCGAACGCGGCGCTCAATCTCGTGATGATCGGCGAGGACGGGCGGCCCGCGCAGAAGGGGCTCGCGTCGATCCTCGGCGAATGGGTGCGGTTCCGCCAGGCCACCGTCACGCGGCGCTGCCGCCACCGGCTCGGCAAGGTGAACGACCGGATCCACATCCTCGAAGGGCGGATGATCGTCTTCCTGAACATCGACGAGGTGATCCGCATCATCCGCGAGGCCGATGAGCCGAAGGCCGCGCTCATCAGCGCGTTCGGCCTCACCGAGCGGCAGGCCGACGACATTCTCGAAATCCGGCTGCGCCAGTTGGCGCGGCTCGAGAAGATCAAGATCGAGAAGGAGCTTGAAGAGCTGCGCGCGGAGAAGGCGAAGCTCGAGGAACTGCTCGCGAACGAGAGCGCGATGAAGCGGCTGATGATCAAGGAGATCGAGGCCGATGCGAAGCAGTACGGCGACGAGCGCCGCACGCTGATTCAGCAGGAGAAGCGCGCGACGTTCGAGGCGAAGGTCGTCGACGAGCCGGTGACGGTCGTCGTGTCGCAGAAGGGCTGGGTGCGCGCGTTGAAGGGCCACGGGCTCGATCCGGCGAGCTTCTCGTTCAAGGCGGGCGACGGCCTGTACGCGGCGTTCCAGTGCCGCACGCCTGACACGCTGATCGCATGGGGCAGCACGGGCCGCGTGTATTCGGTGGCCGTCCAGGTGCTGCCCGGCGGGCGCGGCGACGGCGTGCCCGTCACGTCGCTGATCGAGCTCGAATCGGGCTCGCATCTGCTGCACTACTTCGCGGCGCCCGCCGAGCAGCCGCTCTTGCTCGCGTCGAGCAACGGTTTCGGCTTCATCGCGAAGATCGGCGACATGGTGAGCCGCGTGAAGGCGGGCAAGTCGTTCATGACGATCGACACGGGCGCGGCGCCGCTCGCGCCGATGCCGGTGCTGCCGGATGCGTCGCAGGTCGCGTGCCTGTCGAGCGGCGGGCGCCTGCTCGTGTTCGGCATGGACGAGATGAAGACGCTCTCGGGCGGCGGGCGTGGCGTGATCCTGATGGCGCTCGACGCGAAGGAAACGCTCGTGCAGGCGCTTGCGATCGACGCGGCGGGCGTTGTGCTGACGGGCACGGGCCGCGGAGGCAAGGCGCAGGAAGAGGCGCTCGCGGGCGGCGCGCTCGAGCCGCACGTCGGCAAGCGGGCGCGCAAGGGGCGTGCGCCGGACACACGGCTGAAGGTGAGCGGGCTGCGCCCGGTGCTCGGCTGA
- a CDS encoding LysR family transcriptional regulator — MRHSPEALLAFAEAANLGSFSAAARKLGKRQSTVSEAIANLEIDLGVTLFDRSTRQPTLTDAARALLPEVQRVLEASEAIDQVAARLAGGEEARLTLVVSDTYQSSRYEETLAALDRRFPTLEFECQIAEHDDVLDLIQQGRAQLGLMAARSTYPPDIGTATVAERSEIGLYVGPQHPLAAHGDAEVPLAALHDARELRLNTYVAPRGERIETGLVAGRRCWLAPSYLQLMEMAVAGFGWAELPRWMVEHFARERLVELNARGWPRRVPVDAVWSRGQPLGPAGSWLLETMLAA; from the coding sequence ATGCGCCACTCTCCGGAAGCGCTGCTCGCGTTCGCCGAGGCCGCGAACCTCGGCTCGTTCTCGGCCGCCGCGCGCAAGCTCGGCAAGCGGCAATCGACCGTCAGCGAAGCGATCGCGAACCTCGAGATCGATCTCGGCGTCACGCTGTTCGATCGCTCGACGCGCCAGCCGACGCTGACCGACGCCGCCCGCGCGCTGTTGCCCGAAGTCCAGCGCGTGCTCGAGGCGAGCGAGGCGATCGATCAGGTCGCCGCGCGCCTCGCGGGCGGCGAGGAAGCGCGCCTCACGCTCGTCGTGTCGGACACCTATCAATCGAGCCGGTACGAGGAAACGCTCGCGGCGCTCGACCGCCGCTTTCCGACGCTCGAATTCGAATGCCAGATCGCCGAGCACGACGACGTGCTCGACCTGATCCAGCAAGGCCGCGCACAGCTCGGGCTGATGGCGGCGCGCAGCACCTACCCGCCCGACATCGGCACGGCGACGGTCGCCGAGCGCTCGGAAATCGGGCTCTACGTCGGCCCGCAGCACCCGCTCGCCGCGCATGGCGACGCCGAAGTGCCGCTCGCCGCGCTGCACGACGCGCGCGAGCTGCGCCTGAATACCTACGTCGCGCCGCGCGGCGAGCGGATCGAAACGGGGCTCGTCGCGGGACGGCGCTGCTGGCTCGCGCCGAGCTACCTGCAATTGATGGAAATGGCGGTGGCGGGCTTCGGCTGGGCGGAACTGCCGCGCTGGATGGTCGAGCACTTCGCGCGCGAGCGGCTCGTCGAGCTCAATGCGCGCGGCTGGCCGCGGCGCGTGCCGGTGGATGCGGTGTGGTCGCGCGGCCAGCCGCTCGGGCCAGCCGGCTCATGGCTGCTGGAGACGATGCTCGCCGCATGA
- a CDS encoding C39 family peptidase, with the protein MLANVRPTLASLAIAIAIGAPSLTARAQATIDAYSFVGSPIIKSVHSMREIRYRDVVSQQFDFSCGSAALSTLLKYGYGIDIPETEMIRRMMAFSEPEVVVKHGFSMLDMKKFVETLGLRGRGFRVGIEALYRLRIPVLVLMNIDGYEHFVIVKHAENGRIFLADPALGNRIVLERDFLKSWNGLVFAVLGKPFREDSPLLQHNESLALKLREQALNTGTAAIPFVEFGLIKADLF; encoded by the coding sequence ATGCTCGCGAACGTTCGGCCGACACTGGCATCGCTCGCCATCGCAATCGCTATCGGCGCGCCCAGTTTGACGGCGCGCGCGCAAGCCACAATCGACGCTTATTCGTTTGTCGGCTCGCCTATCATCAAATCGGTGCATTCGATGCGCGAGATCCGTTATCGCGACGTCGTGAGTCAGCAGTTCGATTTCAGTTGCGGATCGGCTGCGCTCTCGACGCTTCTCAAATACGGATATGGCATCGATATTCCGGAAACCGAAATGATTCGGAGAATGATGGCATTTTCCGAACCGGAAGTCGTCGTCAAGCATGGCTTCTCGATGCTCGACATGAAGAAATTCGTCGAGACGCTCGGCTTGCGTGGACGCGGTTTTCGCGTCGGCATCGAGGCACTTTACAGATTGCGGATTCCCGTGCTCGTGCTGATGAACATCGACGGCTACGAGCACTTCGTCATTGTCAAGCATGCCGAGAACGGACGGATCTTTCTTGCCGACCCCGCGCTCGGCAATCGCATCGTGCTCGAGCGGGATTTTTTGAAGAGCTGGAACGGTCTCGTCTTCGCCGTGCTAGGCAAACCATTCAGGGAGGATTCTCCTCTGTTGCAGCATAACGAATCGCTTGCCCTCAAGCTCCGTGAGCAAGCGCTCAATACGGGCACGGCTGCGATTCCCTTCGTCGAATTCGGCTTGATCAAGGCAGATCTTTTCTGA
- a CDS encoding CopD family protein, whose translation MSHAIAVALFLHLLAVAVWVGGMAFANFCLRPALSDLSPQLRLPLVEAVFGRFFNWVAGSVIVILLTGGFLLMQFGGAHATWPLHAMAGLGVVMMLIYGHIRFALFPRIRRAVQAQNWPDGARAVNAVRLLVIVNLVLGVVTIGAAVLSRGF comes from the coding sequence ATGTCTCACGCTATCGCCGTTGCCTTGTTTCTTCATCTGCTGGCGGTTGCCGTGTGGGTCGGCGGCATGGCGTTCGCGAACTTCTGCCTGCGTCCCGCGCTGTCGGACCTGTCGCCGCAGTTGCGCCTGCCGCTCGTCGAGGCCGTGTTCGGCCGCTTCTTCAACTGGGTCGCGGGCTCGGTGATCGTGATTCTGCTCACGGGCGGGTTCCTGCTCATGCAATTCGGCGGCGCGCATGCGACGTGGCCGCTGCACGCGATGGCCGGGCTCGGCGTCGTGATGATGCTGATTTACGGGCATATCCGCTTCGCGCTGTTCCCGCGCATCCGCCGCGCGGTGCAGGCGCAGAACTGGCCGGACGGCGCGCGCGCGGTCAATGCGGTGCGCCTGCTCGTGATCGTCAACCTCGTGCTCGGCGTCGTGACGATCGGCGCGGCCGTGCTGTCGCGCGGCTTCTGA
- a CDS encoding sigma-54 dependent transcriptional regulator, with protein MRSLVYVSRNPDDALVEHLRARRWSVHVERCANDAARRLKLNRPQVGIVDFEGIASRELPTLETLLAHQQVGWIAIAGDNRLNDAKIRRLIRQFCFDYAKELPPEALFDYLVDHAYGMVALCDLDSDAWLPQAESNEMVGACDAMQQLFRTIRKIALTDATVFISGESGTGKELSALAIHERSARGKAPFVAINCGAIPPNLLQSELFGYERGAFTGANQRKIGRVEAAAGGTLFLDEIGDMPLESQASMLRFLQEGKIERLGGREPIPVDVRIVSATHVDIEAAIREGRFREDLYHRLCVLRLDIPALRARGKDIEILAHRALHKFGGDSARQIRGFTSCAIEAMYRYSWPGNVRELINRIRRAIVLSDSCLISAADLDLAQFVTQHATTLAQARDIAEHRAIEASLLRHRGHLAEAATELGVSCTALSRLMAKYGLPACSVE; from the coding sequence TTGCGATCTCTCGTCTACGTGTCGCGCAATCCGGATGACGCGCTGGTCGAGCACTTGCGCGCGCGCCGGTGGAGCGTGCACGTCGAACGCTGCGCGAATGACGCGGCGCGCCGCCTGAAACTCAACCGGCCGCAAGTCGGCATCGTCGATTTCGAAGGTATTGCTTCACGCGAGTTGCCGACGCTCGAGACCCTGTTGGCGCATCAGCAGGTCGGCTGGATCGCCATTGCCGGCGACAACCGGTTGAACGATGCGAAGATCCGGCGGCTGATCCGCCAGTTCTGCTTCGATTACGCGAAGGAATTGCCGCCTGAAGCGCTTTTCGACTATCTCGTCGACCATGCATACGGGATGGTCGCGCTCTGCGATCTCGACAGCGACGCTTGGCTTCCACAGGCGGAAAGCAACGAGATGGTGGGCGCGTGCGACGCGATGCAGCAACTGTTCCGGACGATTCGCAAAATCGCGCTGACCGACGCGACGGTGTTCATTTCCGGCGAATCCGGCACAGGCAAGGAACTCAGCGCGCTTGCGATCCATGAGCGTTCGGCGCGCGGGAAGGCGCCGTTCGTCGCGATCAATTGCGGCGCCATCCCGCCCAATCTGCTGCAATCCGAATTGTTCGGCTACGAGCGCGGCGCATTCACCGGCGCGAATCAACGCAAGATCGGCCGGGTCGAGGCGGCGGCGGGCGGGACATTGTTCCTCGACGAGATCGGCGACATGCCCCTCGAAAGCCAGGCGAGCATGCTGCGTTTCCTGCAGGAAGGCAAGATCGAGCGTCTCGGCGGGCGTGAGCCCATTCCCGTCGACGTACGGATCGTCTCCGCGACCCACGTCGACATCGAGGCGGCAATACGGGAAGGCCGATTCCGCGAAGACCTGTATCATCGGCTGTGCGTCCTGAGGCTCGACATCCCCGCGCTGCGGGCGCGCGGCAAGGACATCGAGATCCTCGCGCATCGCGCGCTGCACAAGTTCGGAGGGGACAGCGCGCGCCAGATTCGCGGCTTTACGTCATGCGCGATCGAAGCGATGTATCGCTACTCGTGGCCGGGCAACGTGCGCGAACTGATCAACCGGATCCGCCGCGCAATCGTGCTGTCTGACAGTTGCCTGATATCGGCCGCCGATCTCGACCTCGCGCAGTTCGTGACGCAACACGCGACGACGCTTGCGCAGGCGCGCGATATCGCGGAACACCGCGCGATAGAGGCATCGTTGCTGCGGCATCGCGGCCACCTGGCGGAAGCGGCGACCGAACTCGGCGTGTCTTGCACGGCGCTCAGCCGGCTGATGGCGAAGTACGGGTTGCCCGCGTGTTCGGTCGAGTAG
- the parE gene encoding DNA topoisomerase IV subunit B: protein MSTKKPAAAYSEASIKVLKGLEPVKQRPGMYTRTENPLHIIQEVIDNASDEALGGFGKQITVTLHPDQSVSVEDDGRGIPFGLHPEEKVPVVEIVFTRLHAGGKFDKAKGGAYTFSGGLHGVGVSVTNALATRLDVTVWRDGKIAQLGFADGDVVKPLATQGAGRGEKKSGTRVTVWPNPKYFDSPNLPLGELQRLLRSKAVLLPGVEVVLVNEKTGERQSWKYEDGLRGYLLDEMNGSELLIPLFEGERFADSRSGDDTFAEGEGASWVVAWSEEGSLVRESYVNLIPTPAGGTHESGLRDGLYQAVKSFVELHNLQPKGVKLLAEDVFARVSFVLSAKVLDPQFQGQIKERLNSRDAVKLVSSFTRPALELWLNQHVEHGKKLAELVIKQAQARTRAGQKIEKKKSSGVAVLPGKLTDCETEDIARNELFLVEGDSAGGSAKMGRDKEYQAILPLRGKVLNTWETERDRLFANNEVHDISVAIGVDPHGPDDSVDVSNLRYGKICILSDADVDGAHIQVLLLTLFFKHFPQLIERGHVFVARPPLFRVDAPARGKKPAQKLYALDEGELEAILDKLRKDGVRESQWTISRFKGLGEMSAEQLWDTTMNPDTRRLMPVALGELDFEATVARMTMLMGKGEAAARRNWLEEKGNEVEADI, encoded by the coding sequence ATGTCCACGAAAAAGCCCGCAGCGGCCTATAGCGAAGCATCGATCAAGGTGCTGAAGGGCCTCGAGCCCGTCAAGCAGCGGCCCGGCATGTATACGCGCACCGAGAATCCGCTGCACATCATCCAGGAAGTGATCGACAACGCGTCCGACGAGGCGTTGGGCGGTTTCGGCAAGCAGATCACGGTCACGCTGCACCCCGATCAATCGGTGTCCGTCGAGGACGACGGGCGCGGCATTCCGTTCGGGCTGCATCCGGAGGAGAAGGTGCCCGTCGTCGAGATCGTGTTCACGCGGCTGCACGCCGGCGGCAAGTTCGACAAGGCGAAGGGCGGCGCGTATACGTTCTCGGGCGGCCTGCACGGCGTCGGCGTGTCGGTGACGAACGCGCTCGCGACGCGGCTCGACGTGACCGTCTGGCGCGACGGCAAGATCGCGCAGCTCGGCTTCGCCGACGGCGACGTCGTCAAGCCGCTCGCGACGCAAGGTGCGGGCCGCGGCGAGAAGAAATCCGGCACGCGCGTGACCGTGTGGCCGAATCCGAAGTACTTCGATTCGCCGAACCTGCCGCTCGGGGAACTGCAGCGGCTGCTGCGCTCGAAGGCGGTGCTGCTGCCGGGCGTCGAGGTCGTGCTCGTCAACGAGAAGACGGGCGAGCGGCAGAGCTGGAAATACGAGGATGGCCTGCGCGGCTATCTGCTCGACGAGATGAACGGCAGCGAGCTCCTGATCCCGCTCTTCGAAGGCGAGCGCTTCGCCGATTCGCGCTCGGGCGACGACACGTTCGCCGAGGGCGAGGGCGCGTCGTGGGTCGTCGCGTGGAGCGAGGAAGGCTCGCTCGTGCGCGAGTCGTATGTGAACCTGATTCCGACACCCGCGGGCGGCACGCACGAATCCGGCCTGCGCGACGGCCTCTATCAGGCGGTGAAGAGCTTCGTCGAGCTGCACAACCTGCAGCCGAAGGGCGTGAAGCTGCTCGCGGAGGACGTGTTCGCGCGCGTGTCGTTCGTGCTGTCGGCGAAGGTGCTCGATCCGCAGTTCCAAGGGCAGATCAAGGAGCGCCTGAACAGCCGCGACGCGGTGAAGCTCGTGTCGTCGTTCACGCGCCCGGCGCTCGAGCTGTGGCTCAATCAGCACGTCGAGCACGGCAAGAAGCTCGCGGAGCTCGTGATCAAGCAGGCGCAGGCGCGCACGCGCGCGGGCCAGAAAATCGAGAAGAAGAAGAGCTCCGGCGTCGCGGTGCTGCCCGGCAAGCTGACCGATTGCGAAACCGAGGACATCGCGCGCAACGAGCTTTTCCTCGTCGAGGGCGATTCGGCGGGCGGCTCGGCGAAGATGGGCCGCGACAAGGAATATCAGGCGATCCTGCCGCTGCGCGGCAAGGTGCTCAACACGTGGGAGACCGAGCGCGACCGCCTGTTCGCGAACAACGAGGTGCACGACATCTCGGTGGCGATCGGCGTCGATCCGCACGGCCCGGACGACAGCGTCGACGTGTCGAACCTGCGCTACGGCAAGATCTGCATCCTGTCGGACGCGGACGTCGACGGCGCGCACATCCAGGTGTTGCTGCTCACGCTGTTCTTCAAGCATTTCCCGCAACTGATCGAGCGCGGCCACGTGTTCGTCGCGCGGCCGCCGCTTTTCCGGGTCGACGCGCCCGCGCGCGGCAAGAAGCCCGCGCAGAAGCTCTACGCGCTCGACGAGGGCGAGCTCGAGGCGATCCTCGACAAGCTGCGCAAGGACGGCGTGCGCGAATCGCAATGGACGATCAGCCGCTTCAAGGGCTTGGGCGAGATGAGCGCCGAGCAGCTGTGGGACACGACGATGAACCCCGACACGCGCCGCCTGATGCCCGTCGCGCTCGGCGAGCTCGACTTCGAGGCGACGGTGGCGCGGATGACGATGCTGATGGGCAAGGGCGAAGCCGCCGCGCGCCGCAACTGGCTCGAGGAAAAGGGCAACGAAGTCGAAGCGGATATCTGA
- a CDS encoding ATP-binding cassette domain-containing protein codes for MSLYSITGAQLAFGHVALLDHADFSLEAGERVGLIGRNGAGKSSLLKIVADLAKPDDGLVTRQQHLVTVYVPQEPEFVAGQTVFDAVASGLADTRALLAEYDEIAHRLADTPEGAEHDALLARMNALQSSLDATDAWNWRTRVATTLAQIGLDGDARIDALSGGMQKRAALARALVVQPDVLLLDEPTNHLDFDGIRWLEELLVAQRAGLFFITHDRAFLDRVATRIVELDRGRLLSYPGNFSAYQTRKAQQLEVERVENEKFDKLLAQEEVWIRKGVEARRTRSVGRVARLEQMRRERAERRNAQGNVKLDVAQGEKSGRIVAELTDVTKRYGERTVVDRFSSTVMRGDKIGFVGPNGAGKTTLLKLILGELTPDAGTVRIGTNLQVAYFDQMRAQLDPEKSLADTISPGSEWVEIGGVRKHVMSYLGDFLFAPERARSPVKSLSGGERNRLLLARLFARPANVLVLDEPTNDLDIPTLELLEELLSDYDGTVLLVSHDRAFLDNVVTSVIASEGNGLWREYVGGFTDWQIQRERAQRIADEEAGKRAAKEPAAAKDDAPKSAAGRNAQRTVKLSFNEQRELDALPERIAALEAEQKAVGAQLEDGSIFSKDPQEGARLTERFAALDDELLAALERWEALEAKRKPS; via the coding sequence ATGTCGCTTTATTCCATTACCGGCGCGCAACTCGCGTTCGGCCACGTCGCGCTGCTCGATCACGCGGATTTTTCGCTCGAAGCCGGCGAGCGCGTCGGGCTCATCGGCCGCAACGGCGCCGGCAAGTCGTCGCTGCTGAAGATCGTCGCCGATCTGGCGAAGCCCGACGACGGCCTCGTCACGCGGCAGCAGCATCTCGTGACGGTCTACGTGCCGCAGGAGCCGGAATTCGTCGCGGGACAGACGGTGTTCGACGCGGTCGCGTCGGGGCTCGCCGACACGCGCGCGCTGCTCGCCGAATACGACGAGATCGCGCACCGGCTCGCGGACACGCCCGAAGGCGCCGAGCACGACGCGCTGCTCGCGCGGATGAACGCGCTGCAATCGTCGCTCGACGCGACGGACGCGTGGAACTGGCGCACGCGGGTGGCGACGACGCTCGCGCAGATCGGGCTCGACGGCGACGCGAGGATCGATGCGCTGTCGGGCGGGATGCAGAAGCGCGCGGCGCTCGCGCGCGCGCTCGTCGTGCAGCCGGACGTGCTGCTCCTCGACGAGCCGACCAACCATCTCGATTTCGACGGCATCCGCTGGCTCGAGGAACTGCTCGTCGCGCAGCGCGCGGGCCTGTTCTTCATCACGCACGACCGCGCGTTCCTCGATCGCGTCGCGACGCGCATCGTCGAGCTCGATCGCGGCCGCCTGCTGTCGTATCCGGGCAACTTCTCCGCGTATCAGACCCGCAAGGCGCAGCAGCTCGAAGTCGAGCGCGTCGAGAACGAGAAGTTCGACAAGCTGCTCGCGCAGGAGGAGGTGTGGATTCGCAAGGGCGTCGAGGCGCGGCGCACGCGAAGCGTCGGCCGCGTCGCGCGGCTCGAGCAGATGCGTCGCGAGCGCGCGGAGCGCCGCAACGCGCAGGGCAACGTGAAGCTCGACGTCGCGCAGGGCGAGAAATCGGGCCGGATTGTCGCGGAGCTGACCGACGTGACGAAGCGCTACGGCGAGCGCACGGTCGTCGACCGCTTCTCGAGCACGGTGATGCGCGGCGACAAGATCGGCTTCGTCGGCCCGAACGGCGCGGGCAAGACGACGCTGCTCAAGCTGATTCTCGGCGAGCTGACGCCGGATGCGGGCACGGTGCGCATCGGCACGAACCTGCAGGTCGCGTACTTCGACCAGATGCGCGCGCAGCTCGATCCGGAAAAGAGCCTTGCCGACACGATCAGCCCCGGCAGCGAGTGGGTCGAGATCGGCGGCGTGCGCAAGCACGTGATGAGCTATCTCGGCGACTTCCTGTTCGCGCCCGAGCGCGCGCGCTCGCCCGTCAAGTCGCTGTCGGGCGGCGAGCGCAACCGCCTGCTGCTCGCGCGCCTGTTCGCGCGGCCGGCGAACGTGCTCGTGCTCGACGAGCCGACCAACGACCTCGACATCCCGACGCTCGAGCTGCTCGAGGAACTGCTGTCCGACTACGACGGCACGGTGCTGCTCGTCAGCCACGACCGCGCGTTTCTCGACAACGTCGTCACGTCGGTGATCGCGTCGGAGGGCAACGGCCTGTGGCGCGAATACGTCGGCGGCTTCACCGACTGGCAGATCCAGCGCGAGCGCGCGCAGCGGATCGCCGACGAGGAGGCGGGCAAGCGCGCGGCGAAGGAGCCGGCGGCCGCGAAGGACGACGCGCCGAAGAGCGCGGCGGGCCGCAACGCGCAGCGCACGGTGAAGCTGTCGTTCAACGAGCAGCGCGAGCTCGACGCGCTGCCGGAGCGGATCGCCGCGCTCGAGGCCGAGCAGAAGGCGGTGGGCGCGCAGCTCGAGGACGGCTCGATCTTCTCGAAGGACCCGCAGGAGGGCGCGCGCCTGACCGAGCGCTTCGCGGCGCTCGACGACGAACTGCTCGCCGCGCTCGAACGCTGGGAGGCGCTCGAAGCCAAACGTAAGCCTTCATGA
- a CDS encoding DUF4399 domain-containing protein: MLYNKWLAGAFTAAALFASASAHAEARVYFVEPTDGASVTNPVHVKFGLEGDMALRPAGDMTPDTGHHHLLIDGRPIPKGDVIPAGERSLHFGKAQTEAEVKLPPGRHTLTLQLGDGAHRSYGPELSQTIIVNVK; encoded by the coding sequence ATGCTCTACAACAAATGGCTGGCCGGCGCGTTCACCGCGGCCGCGCTCTTCGCGTCCGCCTCGGCGCACGCGGAAGCGAGGGTGTACTTCGTCGAGCCGACCGACGGCGCGTCCGTCACGAACCCCGTCCACGTGAAATTCGGTCTCGAAGGCGACATGGCGCTTCGGCCCGCGGGCGACATGACGCCCGACACAGGCCATCATCACCTGCTGATCGACGGCAGGCCCATTCCGAAGGGCGACGTGATCCCCGCCGGCGAACGCTCGCTGCACTTCGGCAAGGCCCAGACCGAAGCCGAAGTGAAGCTGCCGCCCGGCCGCCACACGCTCACGCTGCAGCTCGGCGACGGCGCGCATCGCTCTTACGGCCCGGAGCTGAGCCAGACGATCATCGTCAACGTCAAGTAA